One part of the Anaeromyxobacter sp. Fw109-5 genome encodes these proteins:
- a CDS encoding TIGR00730 family Rossman fold protein, whose protein sequence is MNRICVFCGSATGTNTLYAETARAVGRALARRGLGLVYGGGSVGLMGAVANGALELGGEVDGVIPRALQARELAHGGLTRLHVVASMHERKAKMAELADAFLALPGGMGTLEELSEILTWAQLGLHVKPCGVLDVGGYYRPLVAYFDHAVQEGFLRPEHRRLVLSGDDPEALLDAFARYEPPLVQRWIDAGTT, encoded by the coding sequence ATGAATCGCATCTGCGTGTTCTGTGGATCCGCAACCGGAACAAACACTCTTTACGCCGAGACGGCGCGCGCGGTCGGCAGGGCGCTCGCGCGGCGTGGCCTCGGCCTCGTTTACGGCGGCGGGAGCGTCGGGCTCATGGGGGCGGTCGCGAACGGCGCCCTCGAGCTGGGCGGCGAGGTGGACGGAGTCATTCCTCGCGCGCTGCAGGCGCGCGAGCTCGCGCACGGCGGCCTGACCCGTCTTCACGTGGTCGCCTCGATGCACGAGCGCAAGGCCAAGATGGCCGAGCTCGCCGACGCGTTCCTCGCGCTGCCGGGCGGCATGGGCACGCTCGAGGAGCTCTCCGAGATCCTGACCTGGGCCCAGCTCGGCCTGCACGTGAAGCCGTGCGGGGTCCTCGACGTGGGGGGATATTACCGGCCGCTCGTCGCCTACTTCGATCACGCCGTCCAGGAGGGCTTCCTCCGCCCGGAGCACCGGCGGCTGGTGCTCTCGGGCGACGATCCCGAGGCGCTGCTCGACGCCTTCGCGAGGTACGAGCCGCCGCTCGTCCAGCGCTGGATCGACGCCGGGACCACCTGA
- a CDS encoding succinate dehydrogenase cytochrome b subunit → MSTSVSPVSVPRASRLGALWSSAVGKKALMAVTGIVLFLFVLVHMIGNLQVFQGAEKINHYAELLRISMPFLWFTRIVLLVAVFVHALAGIELWMDRQRARPVGYQDYRPVVSSTASRTMIWSGLLILGFVVYHLLDLTIGVVNPRFEHGQVYANIVASLSRGLGFAIYVVAMIGLGFHLWHGLYSMFQSLGLSNRGISPTIQKFAIGLAVLLTLGFSAVPLAVIVGLVG, encoded by the coding sequence ATGTCGACCTCGGTGAGTCCTGTGTCCGTGCCCCGCGCTTCGCGCCTGGGCGCGCTTTGGAGCAGCGCCGTCGGCAAGAAGGCGCTCATGGCCGTGACGGGGATCGTGCTGTTCTTGTTCGTCCTCGTTCACATGATCGGCAACCTGCAGGTGTTCCAGGGTGCCGAGAAGATCAACCACTATGCGGAGTTGCTCCGCATCTCGATGCCGTTCCTCTGGTTCACGAGGATCGTGCTGCTCGTCGCGGTGTTCGTGCACGCGCTCGCGGGCATCGAGCTCTGGATGGACCGCCAGCGCGCGCGGCCCGTGGGCTACCAGGACTACCGTCCGGTGGTGTCGTCCACGGCGTCGCGCACGATGATCTGGAGCGGCCTGCTCATCCTCGGCTTCGTGGTCTACCACCTGCTCGATCTCACGATCGGGGTGGTGAACCCGAGGTTCGAGCACGGGCAGGTGTACGCCAACATCGTCGCGAGCCTCTCGCGCGGCCTCGGCTTCGCCATCTACGTCGTCGCGATGATCGGGCTCGGCTTCCACCTGTGGCACGGGCTCTACTCCATGTTCCAGTCCCTCGGCCTCTCGAACCGCGGTATCTCGCCGACGATCCAGAAGTTCGCGATCGGCCTGGCCGTGCTCCTGACGCTCGGGTTCTCCGCCGTTCCGCTGGCCGTCATCGTCGGCCTCGTGGGGTAA
- a CDS encoding fumarate reductase/succinate dehydrogenase flavoprotein subunit, translated as MPLDAKIPSGPIEKKWEKAKFDLKLVNPANKRKYRVIVVGTGLAGGAAAATLGELGYEVLNFCFQDTPRRAHSIAAQGGINAAKNYQGDGDSVFRLFYDTIKGGDFRAREANVYRLAELSVNIIDQCVAQGVPFAREYGGALANRSFGGALVSRTFYARGQTGQQLLLGAYQALQRQVAAGTVKQFVRTEMLELIVVEGRARGIVVRDLVTGKISSYVADAVVLATGGYGNVFYLSTNAKGSNATAIWRAHRKGAFFANPCYTQIHPTCIPKSGDYQSKLTLMSESLRNDGRVWVPKARGDKRSPDQIPESERDYYLERIYPTYGNLAPRDISSRQAKNACDDGRGVGPGGLGVYLDFRDAFKRLGRKVMDERYGNLFEMYERITGEDPHDVPMRIYPAVHYTMGGLWVDYNLMSNLPGLFVGGEANFSDHGANRLGASALMQGLADGYFVLPTTVGDYLARGGFAKIDTSHPAVKDAEREVNERTKKLMSIGGTKSADQLHRELGNLLWNDCGMARSKESLTHALSLIPELREKFYRELRVTGSGTELNQQLEQAGRVADFFELAELMCFDALQRNESCGGHFRVEYQTPDGEAQRNDAEYTYAAAWEFKGVGETPVLNKEPLVFENIHLAQRSYK; from the coding sequence ATGCCGCTCGACGCCAAGATCCCTTCCGGCCCCATCGAGAAGAAGTGGGAGAAGGCCAAGTTCGACCTGAAGCTCGTCAACCCCGCCAACAAGCGGAAGTACCGCGTCATCGTCGTCGGCACCGGCCTCGCCGGCGGTGCGGCCGCGGCGACGCTGGGTGAGCTCGGGTACGAGGTCCTGAACTTCTGCTTCCAGGACACGCCCCGCCGCGCGCACTCCATCGCGGCCCAGGGCGGTATCAACGCCGCCAAGAACTACCAGGGCGACGGCGACTCGGTGTTCCGCCTGTTCTACGACACCATCAAGGGCGGCGACTTCCGCGCCCGCGAGGCGAACGTCTACCGCCTCGCCGAGCTGTCGGTGAACATCATCGACCAGTGCGTCGCGCAGGGCGTCCCCTTCGCCCGCGAGTACGGCGGCGCGCTCGCGAACCGCTCGTTCGGCGGCGCGCTCGTCTCCCGCACCTTCTACGCGCGCGGCCAGACGGGTCAGCAGCTCCTGCTCGGCGCCTACCAGGCCCTGCAGCGGCAGGTGGCGGCCGGCACCGTGAAGCAGTTCGTCCGCACCGAGATGCTGGAGCTCATCGTCGTGGAGGGGCGCGCCCGCGGCATCGTGGTCCGCGACCTCGTCACGGGGAAGATCTCCTCCTACGTCGCCGACGCGGTGGTGCTCGCGACCGGCGGCTACGGCAACGTCTTCTACCTGTCGACGAACGCCAAGGGCTCCAACGCGACGGCGATCTGGCGTGCCCACCGCAAGGGCGCGTTCTTCGCGAACCCCTGCTACACCCAGATCCACCCGACCTGCATCCCGAAGTCGGGCGACTACCAGTCGAAGCTCACGCTGATGAGCGAGTCGCTCCGCAACGACGGGCGCGTGTGGGTGCCCAAGGCGCGCGGCGACAAGCGGTCGCCGGACCAGATCCCCGAGTCGGAGCGCGACTACTACCTCGAGCGGATCTACCCGACCTACGGCAACCTCGCGCCTCGCGACATCTCCTCCCGCCAGGCGAAGAACGCCTGCGACGACGGGCGCGGCGTGGGCCCGGGGGGTCTCGGCGTCTACCTGGACTTCCGCGACGCCTTCAAGCGGCTCGGCCGGAAGGTCATGGACGAGCGCTACGGGAACCTGTTCGAGATGTACGAGCGGATCACCGGTGAGGATCCGCACGACGTCCCGATGCGCATCTACCCCGCCGTCCACTACACGATGGGCGGCCTCTGGGTGGACTACAACCTCATGTCCAACCTCCCCGGCCTGTTCGTCGGCGGCGAGGCGAACTTCTCCGACCACGGCGCGAACCGCCTGGGCGCCAGCGCGCTCATGCAGGGGCTCGCGGACGGCTACTTCGTCCTGCCCACCACCGTCGGCGACTACCTCGCCCGCGGCGGCTTCGCCAAGATCGACACGTCGCACCCGGCCGTGAAGGACGCCGAGCGCGAGGTGAACGAGCGCACGAAGAAGCTCATGTCGATCGGCGGGACGAAGAGCGCCGACCAGCTCCACCGCGAGCTCGGCAACCTCCTGTGGAACGACTGCGGCATGGCGCGCTCGAAGGAGAGCCTCACGCACGCGCTCTCCCTCATCCCCGAGCTCCGCGAGAAGTTCTACCGGGAGCTTCGCGTCACGGGCTCGGGCACGGAGCTGAACCAGCAGCTCGAGCAGGCCGGCCGCGTGGCCGACTTCTTCGAGCTCGCCGAGCTCATGTGCTTCGACGCGCTCCAGCGCAACGAGTCCTGCGGCGGTCACTTCCGCGTCGAGTACCAGACGCCGGACGGTGAGGCGCAGCGCAACGACGCGGAGTACACGTACGCGGCGGCCTGGGAGTTCAAGGGCGTCGGCGAGACGCCGGTCCTGAACAAGGAGCCGCTCGTGTTCGAGAACATCCACCTCGCCCAGCGGAGCTACAAGTGA
- a CDS encoding succinate dehydrogenase/fumarate reductase iron-sulfur subunit, producing MRISLDIWRQKNPRDPGRFERHELPEVNEHMSFLEMLDVLNQRLVSEGKEPVAFDSDCREGICGMCGFLINGEAHGPLRNATVCQTHMRHFKDGDVLRLEPWRAAAFPVLRDLIVDRTALDRIIAAGGYTSTRTGSAAEANQILVPKQDADRAMEAAACIGCGACVASCPNAAAALFTGAKIAHLGHLPQGQPERLARAISMTNQARAEGFGHCTTIGECEAVCPAGIKLEVISRMNKDVLKATLGGRAAEVQPLAALPQSAAMRFFESEPQKKEP from the coding sequence GTGAGGATCTCCCTCGACATCTGGCGTCAGAAGAACCCCCGCGACCCCGGCCGCTTCGAGCGGCACGAGCTGCCGGAGGTCAACGAGCACATGTCCTTCCTCGAGATGCTGGACGTGCTGAACCAGCGCCTCGTCTCGGAGGGCAAGGAGCCTGTGGCGTTCGACTCCGACTGCCGCGAAGGCATCTGCGGCATGTGCGGCTTCCTCATCAACGGCGAGGCGCACGGGCCGCTCCGCAACGCGACCGTGTGCCAGACGCACATGCGCCACTTCAAGGACGGCGACGTCCTCCGGCTGGAGCCGTGGCGCGCGGCGGCCTTCCCGGTGCTGCGCGACCTCATCGTCGACCGCACCGCCCTCGACCGCATCATCGCGGCGGGCGGCTACACCTCCACCCGCACCGGCAGCGCCGCCGAGGCGAACCAGATCCTCGTCCCGAAGCAGGACGCGGATCGCGCGATGGAGGCGGCCGCCTGCATCGGCTGCGGCGCCTGCGTGGCCTCCTGCCCGAACGCGGCGGCGGCCCTCTTCACCGGGGCGAAGATCGCGCATCTCGGCCACCTCCCCCAGGGGCAGCCGGAGCGCCTCGCGCGCGCGATCTCGATGACGAACCAGGCGCGCGCCGAGGGCTTCGGTCACTGCACGACCATCGGCGAGTGCGAGGCCGTCTGCCCGGCCGGGATCAAGCTCGAGGTGATCTCGCGCATGAACAAGGACGTCCTCAAGGCGACGCTCGGCGGACGCGCCGCCGAGGTGCAGCCGCTCGCGGCGCTGCCGCAGTCCGCCGCGATGCGCTTCTTCGAGTCGGAGCCGCAGAAGAAGGAGCCGTAG
- a CDS encoding DUF4262 domain-containing protein: protein MSSDPAAVCSHVAEGEAPILYAARAREGAPEWLFRCERAPHDVEDERLSSLEEVVGRDPSTVEIALHPRGTVLARASVGGRWHVKEGTLPLPGRPSRRWPSLDPRFAPRRGEPLDARDLRVLADVAEVGWHVVQAVETGRSHAFTIGLFRSFDHPEVVLFGFGPEIREAALDRLGARVRAGERFEDGGVADGILADRPVTFRVVARRHYLAYLGYAGWYHGGPRFPALQAVWPDAEGRFPWERWFSPALREAEPILSELEPA from the coding sequence ATGTCGAGCGATCCCGCCGCCGTGTGCAGCCACGTCGCCGAGGGCGAGGCGCCGATCCTGTACGCCGCGCGCGCCCGCGAGGGAGCGCCGGAGTGGCTATTCCGCTGCGAACGCGCTCCGCACGACGTCGAGGACGAGCGGCTTTCGTCGCTCGAGGAGGTCGTCGGGAGGGACCCGTCCACCGTCGAGATCGCCCTTCACCCGCGTGGAACGGTGCTCGCCCGCGCCTCGGTCGGTGGGCGCTGGCACGTGAAGGAGGGCACCTTGCCCCTTCCGGGGCGGCCGTCGCGCCGCTGGCCTTCCCTCGATCCGCGCTTCGCGCCGCGCCGCGGCGAGCCGCTCGACGCGCGCGACCTGCGTGTGCTCGCCGACGTCGCCGAGGTCGGCTGGCACGTGGTCCAGGCGGTCGAGACCGGTCGCAGCCATGCGTTCACGATCGGCCTCTTTCGCTCGTTCGATCACCCCGAGGTCGTCCTCTTCGGCTTCGGACCGGAGATCCGCGAGGCGGCGCTCGACCGGCTGGGCGCGCGCGTGCGCGCGGGAGAGCGCTTCGAGGACGGTGGCGTCGCGGACGGGATCCTGGCGGATCGACCGGTCACGTTCCGCGTGGTCGCCCGCCGTCATTACCTCGCCTACCTCGGATACGCCGGGTGGTACCACGGCGGTCCCCGCTTCCCGGCGCTGCAGGCGGTGTGGCCGGACGCGGAGGGGCGGTTCCCGTGGGAGCGCTGGTTCTCCCCCGCGCTCCGGGAGGCCGAGCCCATCCTGTCCGAGCTCGAGCCGGCCTAG